Proteins from a genomic interval of Aquabacterium sp. J223:
- the stbB gene encoding StbB family protein, translating to MKLAVISFSGNVGKSTIARHLLAPRLPGARVIAIESINADEGQAQSMRGFQFGDLQEYLQSVDDVVVDIGASNVEELMRLMHLYQGSHEEFDCFIVPTVPPPKQQQDTIATLVDLHAVGVTPERIQVVFNMVDDREPLERTFHSLLAFLKEQPIATAKLGCRLGANEVYARIRGTGSDLAQIALDDTDYKRLISRTADRGEKMALGQKLATRRLARGVVLQLDACFAALDLGRFVNADVISTTLPS from the coding sequence ATGAAGCTCGCCGTCATCAGCTTTTCCGGCAACGTCGGCAAGTCGACCATTGCCCGGCACCTGCTGGCGCCTCGGCTGCCGGGCGCCCGGGTGATCGCCATCGAAAGCATCAACGCCGACGAAGGTCAGGCACAGTCGATGCGAGGCTTTCAGTTCGGTGACCTGCAGGAGTACCTGCAGAGCGTGGACGACGTGGTGGTCGACATTGGCGCTAGCAACGTCGAAGAACTCATGCGCCTGATGCACCTGTACCAAGGCAGCCACGAGGAGTTCGACTGTTTCATCGTGCCCACGGTCCCGCCGCCGAAGCAGCAGCAGGACACCATCGCCACGCTGGTGGACCTGCATGCGGTTGGCGTGACCCCGGAGCGCATCCAGGTGGTCTTCAACATGGTAGACGACCGCGAACCGCTCGAGCGGACGTTCCACAGCCTACTGGCGTTCCTCAAGGAGCAGCCGATCGCCACGGCAAAGCTCGGTTGCCGTCTGGGTGCCAATGAGGTCTACGCCCGCATCAGGGGCACCGGGTCGGATCTGGCCCAGATCGCCCTCGACGACACCGACTACAAGCGGCTCATTTCCAGGACAGCCGACCGAGGGGAGAAGATGGCGTTGGGTCAAAAGCTGGCGACCCGCCGACTGGCGCGTGGGGTGGTACTGCAGCTGGACGCCTGCTTCGCCGCCCTGGACCTCGGGCGCTTCGTCAATGCTGACGTGATTTCCACCACGCTGCCATCATGA
- a CDS encoding H-NS histone family protein, producing MAKTYEQIQQQIETLQREADALRAKEAAGVIEKIKAAIAAYGLTAADLGLAKGPRKPKAQASPVQRRLAKKTRGAKSGAKYRDDQGNEWVGRGKRPQWIKDALAAGKTLEELAAS from the coding sequence ATGGCAAAGACCTACGAACAAATTCAACAGCAGATTGAAACGCTACAGCGCGAAGCCGACGCACTCCGTGCAAAGGAAGCCGCGGGCGTTATCGAAAAGATCAAGGCTGCGATCGCCGCATACGGCTTGACCGCAGCCGACCTCGGGCTGGCAAAGGGCCCACGAAAGCCGAAAGCCCAAGCGTCCCCGGTCCAACGCCGCCTAGCGAAGAAGACGCGTGGCGCCAAGTCAGGCGCGAAGTACCGTGACGATCAGGGCAACGAATGGGTTGGCAGAGGTAAGCGCCCGCAGTGGATCAAGGACGCGCTTGCCGCAGGCAAGACGCTGGAGGAGTTGGCGGCGTCGTAA
- a CDS encoding DUF932 domain-containing protein, translated as MYSTPTLATRFARNTRVLRAEAPLSEDQMRVAAPSVFAEGKHASRSERYTYIPTIDVLRGLRKEGFEPFMVAQGASRVEGKAAFTKHLVRLRHHRDGLGRAQSRPEAQEIILINSHDGASSYQMLAGLFRFVCCNGLVVGDVVEDIRIPHRGDVQGEVIEGAFRVLDQFEAVQEHTEAMKALQLQTAEQIAFATAALALRFGERVVEDTGGHRSAPVTAEQLVEARRPEDIGPSLWSTFQRVQENTIRGGQPGRSAQGRRLQTRPVGSIDRGVSLNRALWTLAEEMRKLKD; from the coding sequence ATGTACTCGACTCCCACCCTGGCGACCCGCTTCGCCCGCAATACCCGTGTCCTGCGCGCCGAGGCGCCGCTGAGCGAGGACCAGATGCGCGTCGCGGCGCCGTCCGTCTTCGCTGAGGGCAAGCACGCGAGCCGCTCCGAGCGCTACACCTACATCCCCACCATCGACGTCCTCCGCGGCCTGCGCAAGGAGGGTTTCGAGCCCTTCATGGTCGCCCAGGGCGCCAGTCGGGTGGAGGGCAAAGCAGCGTTCACGAAGCACCTCGTCCGCCTGCGCCACCACCGTGACGGGTTGGGGAGGGCACAAAGCCGGCCGGAGGCCCAAGAGATCATCCTCATCAACAGCCACGACGGCGCCAGCTCGTACCAAATGCTTGCTGGGCTGTTCCGCTTCGTTTGCTGCAATGGCCTGGTGGTGGGAGACGTGGTGGAAGACATCCGCATCCCTCATCGCGGCGACGTACAAGGAGAGGTGATTGAAGGGGCCTTTCGGGTGCTCGACCAGTTCGAGGCGGTCCAGGAGCACACCGAGGCGATGAAGGCACTGCAGCTCCAGACCGCCGAACAAATCGCCTTTGCAACCGCCGCCCTCGCGCTCCGCTTCGGGGAGCGGGTCGTTGAAGATACGGGCGGGCACCGTTCGGCGCCCGTGACGGCCGAGCAGTTGGTCGAAGCGCGCCGGCCCGAGGACATCGGCCCCAGTCTGTGGAGCACCTTTCAGCGGGTGCAGGAGAACACGATCCGTGGTGGACAGCCGGGCCGCAGCGCACAGGGCCGGCGACTGCAGACCCGGCCAGTGGGCAGCATCGACCGCGGCGTCAGCCTGAACCGGGCGTTGTGGACCCTGGCCGAAGAGATGCGCAAGTTAAAGGATTGA
- a CDS encoding single-stranded DNA-binding protein has translation MAHVQVIQRHAHLAGPVRLGYVNGRDGKVAKAVLTAISNTRRSSADPQDEEPTAIQWTLWGKQAENAAAYLAKGSHVNVVGRLQNNNYEKDGEVVYGMTFTVEEIDYLDSRGDAEARRSRDGKGNPPLPVKGTSTQGRNVQASSRAYA, from the coding sequence ATGGCCCACGTTCAAGTCATCCAGCGACACGCCCACCTGGCCGGTCCGGTCCGCCTGGGCTACGTCAATGGGCGCGACGGCAAGGTCGCCAAGGCGGTGCTGACCGCCATCAGCAACACCCGCAGAAGTTCTGCCGATCCGCAGGACGAAGAGCCCACCGCCATCCAGTGGACGCTGTGGGGCAAGCAGGCCGAGAACGCCGCGGCGTACCTCGCAAAGGGATCGCACGTCAACGTCGTCGGGCGCCTGCAGAACAACAACTACGAGAAGGACGGTGAAGTCGTCTACGGCATGACCTTCACCGTCGAGGAGATCGACTACCTCGACAGCCGCGGCGATGCAGAAGCGCGGCGGTCCCGCGACGGCAAGGGCAACCCGCCTCTGCCCGTCAAGGGCACCAGCACCCAAGGCCGCAACGTCCAAGCGTCCAGCCGCGCCTACGCCTGA
- the radC gene encoding RadC family protein: protein MSQSILSSVQPASSVDLLVREADGQYRAASADELLQQARQVLSNKVCRGTTMNSPQVVKDYLRLEIGLLEHEVFCVLFLDAQHRVIELKPMFRGTVSQTYVYPREVVKESLRLNAAAVIFAHNHPSGSAEQSRADELLTQTLKTTLTLVDVRVLDHFVVTASDVVSFAERGLI from the coding sequence ATGTCGCAGTCGATTCTTTCCTCTGTCCAGCCTGCTAGCAGCGTGGACCTGCTCGTTCGCGAGGCGGACGGCCAGTACCGAGCGGCAAGTGCCGACGAGCTGCTGCAGCAAGCTCGCCAGGTGCTGTCGAACAAGGTCTGCCGCGGCACCACGATGAACTCGCCTCAGGTGGTCAAGGACTACCTCCGGTTGGAGATCGGGCTCCTGGAGCACGAGGTGTTCTGCGTGCTCTTCCTGGATGCGCAGCACCGGGTGATCGAGCTCAAGCCGATGTTCCGCGGCACGGTGTCGCAGACGTACGTGTACCCCCGAGAGGTGGTCAAGGAGTCGCTGAGATTGAACGCCGCGGCGGTGATCTTTGCTCACAACCACCCTTCCGGGTCGGCCGAGCAGAGCAGGGCGGATGAGCTGCTCACGCAGACGCTTAAGACGACGCTAACGCTGGTAGACGTGCGGGTGCTCGATCACTTCGTCGTCACAGCGTCGGACGTCGTATCGTTCGCGGAGCGCGGTCTGATCTAA
- a CDS encoding NtaA/DmoA family FMN-dependent monooxygenase (This protein belongs to a clade of FMN-dependent monooxygenases, within a broader family of flavin-dependent oxidoreductases, the luciferase-like monooxygenase (LMM) family, some of whose members use coenzyme F420 rather than FMN.), with product MPPTAAPQKFHLAWFASAGPDEWNAPFASGGGRPWNGRFHIEWAQALERAGFDFMVMEDKLHVSEIYGGDARMTLKLGALTPLQDPAPLAALIGGATRHLGIVPTLSTLSYPPFLLARLCATLDNLTEGRIGWNIVTSGEDAAAQNFGLDKLPERELRYDMADEYLDLVNRLFASWDADAVVLDRTTGTYADPTKVRPVNFEGRWFRCRGPLNTVPGPQGRPLYLQAGASPRGRAFAAQHADAVIGVANGVAGMKAFRDDVRRRAAETGRDPQRIKVLFLVSPVMAETEAEAVRRHHEGVHSDDYVHRNLAFLGAFTDVDFAEFDLDQPLPRKLETNGGMGSLDKFQQWGSGKTLRQLVADGGSTGSIPLVGTPEQVADRMAEAMQAVGGDGFLIKAPFGHISRRYLHEVTDGLVPALQRRGLVRTEYTQATLRDTVLEF from the coding sequence ATGCCGCCGACCGCCGCACCGCAGAAGTTCCACCTGGCCTGGTTCGCCAGCGCCGGGCCCGACGAATGGAACGCGCCGTTCGCCTCCGGCGGCGGCCGGCCGTGGAACGGCCGCTTCCACATCGAGTGGGCGCAGGCGCTGGAGCGCGCCGGCTTCGACTTCATGGTGATGGAGGACAAGCTTCACGTCTCCGAGATCTACGGCGGCGACGCGCGCATGACGCTCAAGCTCGGTGCGCTGACGCCGCTGCAGGACCCGGCGCCGCTGGCGGCGCTGATCGGCGGCGCCACCCGGCACCTCGGCATCGTGCCCACGCTGTCCACGCTGTCGTACCCGCCCTTCCTGCTGGCCCGCCTGTGCGCCACGCTGGACAACCTGACGGAGGGCCGGATCGGCTGGAACATCGTCACCAGCGGCGAGGACGCGGCGGCGCAGAACTTCGGCCTCGACAAGCTGCCCGAGCGCGAGCTGCGCTACGACATGGCCGACGAGTACCTGGACCTGGTGAACCGGCTGTTCGCCTCCTGGGACGCCGACGCGGTGGTGCTGGACCGGACCACCGGCACCTACGCCGACCCCACCAAGGTGCGGCCGGTGAACTTCGAGGGCCGCTGGTTCAGGTGCCGCGGGCCGCTGAACACCGTGCCCGGACCGCAGGGCCGGCCGCTGTACCTGCAGGCCGGCGCCTCGCCGCGCGGCCGCGCCTTCGCCGCGCAACACGCCGACGCGGTGATCGGCGTGGCCAACGGCGTCGCCGGCATGAAGGCCTTCCGCGACGACGTGCGCCGGCGCGCCGCCGAGACCGGCCGCGACCCGCAGCGCATCAAGGTGCTGTTCCTCGTCTCGCCGGTGATGGCCGAGACCGAGGCCGAGGCGGTGCGTCGCCACCACGAGGGCGTGCACAGCGACGACTACGTGCACCGCAACCTGGCCTTCCTCGGCGCCTTCACCGACGTCGACTTCGCCGAGTTCGACCTCGACCAGCCGCTGCCGCGCAAGCTGGAGACCAACGGCGGCATGGGATCGCTGGACAAGTTCCAGCAATGGGGCAGCGGCAAGACGCTGCGCCAGCTGGTGGCCGACGGCGGCAGCACCGGCAGCATCCCGCTGGTCGGCACGCCCGAGCAGGTGGCCGACCGCATGGCCGAGGCGATGCAGGCCGTGGGCGGCGACGGCTTCCTCATCAAGGCGCCCTTCGGCCACATCAGCCGCCGCTACCTGCACGAGGTGACCGACGGCCTGGTGCCCGCCCTGCAGCGCCGGGGCCTGGTGCGGACCGAGTACACCCAGGCGACCCTGCGCGACACGGTGCTGGAGTTCTGA
- a CDS encoding ATP-binding protein: MAVDASDNEGFLAGGGELGERMRSHDWAATPLGPPSQWPRSLKTVVRIMLTSRQPIWIGWGPELIYLYNDPYKAIIGGKHPWALGRPTEVVWKEIWKDIAPLLSSAMSGDGTFVESQLLIMERNGYPEETYYTFSYSPIPGDDGAPAGIICANADETQRVISERQLALLREVAARAGDARTVADACRQCLQALQSDPRDLPFGLVFLRPVGGARLTLAGGTLGVASLGRLGAWLDPAAAPWEADAVIAHHAPRLVEALPGGDWPRGGWDRPPTAAMVLPLPASGDDGVEGVLVVGLNPYRLPDARYRDFLSLVAQQVASAVGNARAYERQHERAEELARLDRAKTQFFSNVSHEFRTPLTLMLGPLSDLLDRTDELPPALLEPLRLAHRNAARLSRLVNSLLDFSRLEAGRLQARFRPTDLTERTRELAGLFRSAVERAGLRFEVDCAPLSQPAWVDLDLWEKVVLNLLSNALKFTLQGRIALSLQEVEGQAVLAVADTGVGVPADELPRLFERFHRVEGSRGRTHEGSGIGLALVQELVRLHGGEVTAQSRLDEGTTFTVRLPLGHRHLPREQVEAQPSASGPVQASAFVQEALRWLPGTPGSADAATPATPTPDARAVGRRYHAALGARIVLADDNADMRDYVSQLLSPLFRIEAVGDGEAALAAVRRERPALLLSDVMMPRLDGFGLLAAVRSDDALRTLPVILLSARAGEESRVEGLDAGADDYLVKPFTARELLARVTAIIELDRLRRSAEEQMRLGLASARMIVWEIDLDTSRVSASANASEILGRGLTSLDEGYASVHPDDLPRHRERLEAAVAARGELSDEIRIRRPDTGEERWMQVRARVLCDEQDRPRQLTGVSFDITDRKRVEAERQVLLDDLREQDRRKDEFLAMLAHELRNPLAPIRNGVELVQRLAPPDPRLQSAGQIIRRQVEQLGRLVDDLLDVSRITRGRIELQHRPVDLDTVARRALETVEPLVRERRHRVAMVSRREPLTVMGDELRLQQCAVNLLTNAAKYTDPGGDIRVELAREDGEAVLRVQDNGVGLSAELLPRVFELFVQSDRTLDRSQGGLGIGLSVVKRLMEMQGGRVCADSAGPGRGALFELRLPVTPLQPTVTAAQPFPAAGAMKVLVVDDNRDAADSLATMLALEGHEVTVAYGPHEALQAAQADAPQAVMLDIGLPGMDGYEVARRLRALRGRAPLRLVALSGYGQPADRERSKAAGFDLHLVKPASLAAVLAAVAGGEG; this comes from the coding sequence ATGGCAGTCGACGCATCGGACAACGAAGGATTTCTCGCCGGCGGCGGCGAGCTGGGCGAGCGCATGCGCTCGCACGACTGGGCGGCCACGCCGCTCGGTCCGCCGTCGCAATGGCCGCGCAGCCTGAAGACGGTGGTGCGCATCATGCTCACCTCGCGGCAGCCGATCTGGATCGGCTGGGGCCCCGAGCTCATCTACCTCTACAACGACCCCTACAAGGCCATCATCGGCGGCAAGCACCCGTGGGCGCTGGGCCGGCCCACCGAGGTGGTGTGGAAGGAGATCTGGAAGGACATCGCGCCACTGCTGTCGTCGGCGATGAGCGGCGACGGCACCTTCGTCGAGAGCCAGCTGCTCATCATGGAGCGCAACGGCTACCCGGAAGAGACGTACTACACCTTCTCCTACAGCCCGATCCCGGGCGACGACGGCGCCCCGGCCGGCATCATCTGCGCCAACGCGGACGAGACGCAGCGGGTGATCAGCGAGCGCCAGCTGGCGCTGCTGCGCGAGGTGGCCGCCCGCGCCGGCGACGCGCGAACCGTGGCCGACGCCTGCCGCCAGTGCCTGCAGGCGCTGCAGAGCGACCCGCGCGACCTGCCCTTCGGCCTGGTCTTCCTGCGGCCGGTGGGCGGTGCGCGGCTGACGCTGGCCGGCGGCACGCTGGGCGTCGCGTCGCTCGGCCGCCTGGGCGCCTGGCTGGACCCGGCCGCCGCGCCCTGGGAGGCCGATGCGGTGATCGCCCACCACGCGCCGCGGCTGGTCGAGGCGTTGCCCGGCGGCGACTGGCCGCGCGGCGGCTGGGACCGGCCGCCCACCGCCGCCATGGTGCTGCCGCTGCCGGCGTCCGGCGACGACGGCGTCGAGGGCGTGCTGGTGGTCGGTCTCAACCCCTACCGCCTGCCCGATGCCCGCTACCGCGACTTCCTGTCGCTGGTGGCCCAGCAGGTCGCCTCGGCGGTGGGCAACGCCCGCGCGTACGAACGCCAGCACGAACGGGCCGAGGAACTGGCCCGGCTCGACCGCGCGAAGACGCAGTTCTTCTCCAACGTCAGCCACGAGTTCCGCACGCCGCTGACGCTGATGCTGGGACCGCTGTCGGACCTGCTGGACCGGACGGACGAGCTGCCGCCGGCGCTGCTGGAGCCGCTGCGCCTGGCCCACCGCAACGCGGCGCGCCTGTCGCGGCTGGTCAACTCGCTGCTCGACTTCTCGCGGCTGGAGGCCGGCCGCCTGCAGGCGCGCTTCCGGCCCACCGACCTGACCGAGCGCACGCGCGAGCTGGCCGGCCTGTTCCGCTCCGCGGTCGAGCGCGCCGGCCTGCGCTTCGAGGTCGACTGCGCGCCGCTGTCGCAGCCGGCCTGGGTCGACCTGGACCTGTGGGAGAAGGTGGTCCTGAACCTGCTGTCCAACGCCTTGAAGTTCACGCTGCAGGGTCGCATCGCGCTGTCCCTGCAGGAGGTCGAAGGCCAGGCGGTGCTCGCGGTGGCCGACACCGGCGTCGGCGTGCCGGCGGACGAGCTGCCGCGGCTGTTCGAGCGCTTCCACCGGGTGGAGGGCAGCCGGGGCCGAACGCACGAGGGCAGCGGCATCGGCCTGGCGCTGGTGCAGGAGCTGGTGCGGCTGCACGGCGGCGAGGTGACCGCGCAGAGCCGGCTGGACGAGGGCACCACCTTCACCGTGCGGCTGCCGCTGGGGCACCGCCATCTGCCGCGCGAGCAGGTGGAGGCGCAGCCGTCGGCGTCGGGACCGGTGCAGGCCTCCGCCTTCGTGCAGGAGGCGCTGCGCTGGCTGCCCGGCACGCCGGGGTCCGCCGACGCCGCCACGCCGGCGACGCCGACGCCGGACGCGCGGGCGGTGGGCCGCCGCTACCACGCCGCGCTCGGCGCGCGCATCGTGCTGGCCGACGACAACGCCGACATGCGCGACTACGTCAGCCAGCTGCTGTCGCCGCTGTTCCGCATCGAGGCGGTGGGCGACGGCGAGGCGGCGCTCGCCGCGGTGCGCCGCGAACGGCCGGCGCTGCTGCTGTCCGACGTGATGATGCCGAGGCTGGACGGCTTCGGCCTGCTGGCGGCGGTGCGGTCGGACGACGCGCTGCGCACGCTGCCGGTGATCCTGCTGTCGGCCCGCGCCGGCGAGGAGTCGCGGGTGGAGGGGCTGGACGCCGGTGCCGACGACTACCTGGTCAAGCCCTTCACCGCGCGCGAGCTGCTGGCCCGCGTCACCGCCATCATCGAGCTCGACCGCCTGCGCCGCAGCGCCGAGGAGCAGATGCGATTGGGGCTGGCCAGCGCGCGGATGATCGTGTGGGAGATCGACCTCGACACCTCGCGCGTGTCGGCCTCGGCCAACGCCAGCGAGATCCTGGGACGCGGCCTGACCAGCCTGGACGAGGGCTATGCCAGCGTGCACCCCGACGACCTGCCGCGGCACCGCGAGCGGCTGGAGGCCGCGGTCGCGGCGCGCGGCGAGCTCAGCGACGAGATCCGCATCCGCCGCCCCGACACCGGCGAGGAGCGCTGGATGCAGGTGCGCGCCCGCGTGCTGTGCGACGAGCAGGACCGCCCGCGCCAGCTGACCGGTGTGTCCTTCGACATCACCGACCGCAAGCGGGTGGAAGCCGAGAGGCAGGTCCTGCTCGACGACCTGCGCGAGCAGGACCGCCGCAAGGACGAGTTCCTCGCCATGCTGGCGCACGAGCTGCGCAACCCGCTGGCGCCCATCCGCAACGGGGTGGAGCTGGTGCAGCGGCTGGCCCCGCCCGACCCGCGGCTGCAGAGCGCCGGCCAGATCATCCGGCGGCAGGTGGAGCAGCTGGGCCGGCTGGTCGACGACCTGCTCGACGTGTCGCGCATCACCCGCGGCCGCATCGAGCTGCAGCACCGGCCGGTCGACCTCGACACGGTGGCCCGCCGCGCCCTGGAGACGGTGGAGCCGCTGGTGCGCGAGCGCCGGCACCGCGTCGCCATGGTGTCGCGGCGCGAGCCGCTGACGGTGATGGGCGACGAGCTGCGGCTGCAGCAGTGCGCCGTCAACCTGCTGACCAACGCCGCCAAGTACACCGACCCGGGCGGCGACATCCGCGTCGAGCTGGCGCGCGAGGACGGCGAGGCGGTGCTGCGGGTGCAGGACAACGGCGTGGGCCTGAGCGCCGAGCTGCTGCCGCGGGTGTTCGAGCTCTTCGTGCAGAGCGACCGCACGCTCGACCGGTCGCAGGGCGGCCTGGGCATCGGGTTGTCGGTGGTCAAGCGGCTGATGGAGATGCAGGGCGGGCGGGTGTGCGCCGACAGCGCCGGGCCGGGGCGGGGCGCGCTGTTCGAGCTGCGCCTGCCGGTCACGCCGCTGCAACCGACGGTCACGGCCGCCCAGCCGTTCCCGGCCGCCGGCGCGATGAAGGTGCTGGTGGTGGACGACAACCGGGACGCCGCCGATTCGCTGGCCACCATGCTGGCGCTGGAGGGCCACGAGGTGACGGTGGCCTACGGCCCGCACGAGGCCCTGCAGGCGGCGCAGGCCGATGCGCCGCAGGCCGTGATGCTCGACATCGGCCTGCCCGGGATGGACGGCTACGAGGTGGCGCGCCGGCTGCGGGCGCTGCGGGGCCGGGCGCCGCTGCGCCTGGTCGCCCTCAGCGGCTACGGCCAGCCGGCGGACCGCGAGCGCTCGAAGGCGGCCGGCTTCGACCTGCACCTGGTCAAGCCGGCATCGCTGGCGGCGGTGCTCGCCGCCGTCGCCGGCGGGGAGGGTTGA
- a CDS encoding NAD-binding protein, whose product MKLAGNLLIASAIATMTEAFGLAARHGVPPAVAQRIVTGKLLRGPVYEGVGRALAAAFDAPARSGAEFEEIDATAVGFTVDLGLKDLRLAAQAATAVDSPMRVVQAVRSTLEQAAAQGLGPRDWSQLPRRTN is encoded by the coding sequence ATGAAGCTCGCCGGCAACCTGCTCATCGCCAGCGCCATCGCCACGATGACCGAAGCCTTCGGCCTGGCCGCCCGCCACGGCGTGCCGCCCGCGGTGGCGCAGCGCATCGTCACCGGCAAGCTGCTGCGCGGGCCGGTGTACGAAGGGGTGGGCCGGGCGCTGGCCGCGGCGTTCGACGCCCCGGCACGTTCCGGTGCTGAGTTCGAAGAGATCGATGCGACGGCGGTGGGGTTCACGGTGGATCTTGGCTTGAAGGATCTGCGGCTGGCGGCGCAGGCCGCCACCGCTGTCGACTCACCGATGCGCGTGGTGCAGGCGGTGCGATCGACGTTGGAGCAGGCGGCGGCGCAGGGGTTGGGGCCGCGGGATTGGTCGCAGTTGCCCAGACGGACGAACTGA
- a CDS encoding FAD/NAD(P)-binding protein: MSMDPSADHGLQQLEARVREELALLAYPGRDWVRPRTHASGQHVHDVLIVGGGQAGLAAAFALKREGVADVLVVDAAAPGQEGVWESFARMSHLRTPKRTVGLEFGIPSLSAPAYYRARHGDAAWDRIDRIERTRWMAFLRWFRRMTGVQVLNHTACSGLGPADGVPAGEPPLVAVSVTTTADDGRVLPERTLLARHVVLATGYDGCGAWRIPPAIAARVSPDRIVHSNQPGIDFAALAGKRVGVLGHGASAFDNACVLLEHGAASVDLCFRREVLPTVNPHRCVEFTGFLKHFYELDDALRWRINRHFEVHDQPPTQNGFDRATGFANFRWHAGSPWLDVADEGDGVRVVTPHATFHFDHLLCATGSVVDYDARAELRTLGALVQRWRHRHTPPAEEASESLGEYPYLGPHFEYRPLRPDDAGQAWVSRVKAFNFSSIVSMGPHTTSSSGHKYATPRLVAGITALLMAEQADALLPALQAYDELELRLPDADASRNAA; the protein is encoded by the coding sequence ATGAGCATGGACCCATCTGCCGACCACGGGCTGCAGCAGCTCGAAGCCCGCGTGCGCGAGGAACTGGCGCTGCTGGCCTACCCCGGCCGCGACTGGGTGCGGCCGCGCACCCACGCCAGCGGCCAGCATGTGCACGACGTGCTGATCGTCGGCGGCGGCCAGGCCGGCCTGGCCGCCGCCTTCGCGCTGAAGCGCGAAGGCGTGGCCGACGTGCTGGTGGTCGACGCCGCCGCCCCGGGCCAGGAGGGCGTGTGGGAAAGCTTCGCCCGCATGTCGCACCTGCGCACGCCCAAGCGCACCGTCGGCCTGGAGTTCGGCATCCCCAGCCTGTCGGCGCCGGCGTACTACCGCGCCCGCCACGGCGACGCCGCCTGGGACCGGATCGACCGCATCGAGCGCACCCGGTGGATGGCCTTCCTGCGCTGGTTCCGCCGCATGACCGGGGTGCAGGTGCTCAACCACACCGCCTGCAGCGGCCTCGGCCCGGCCGACGGCGTGCCGGCGGGCGAACCGCCGCTGGTGGCGGTGTCGGTGACCACCACGGCCGACGATGGTCGCGTGCTGCCCGAGCGCACGCTGCTCGCCCGCCACGTGGTGCTGGCCACCGGCTACGACGGCTGCGGTGCCTGGCGCATCCCGCCGGCCATCGCGGCGCGGGTGTCGCCCGACCGCATCGTGCATTCCAACCAGCCCGGCATCGACTTCGCCGCGCTGGCCGGCAAGCGGGTGGGCGTGCTCGGCCATGGCGCCTCGGCCTTCGACAACGCCTGCGTGCTGCTGGAGCACGGCGCCGCCTCGGTCGACCTGTGCTTCCGGCGCGAGGTGCTGCCCACGGTGAACCCGCACCGCTGCGTCGAGTTCACCGGCTTCCTCAAGCACTTCTACGAGCTGGACGACGCGCTGCGCTGGCGCATCAACCGCCACTTCGAGGTCCACGACCAGCCGCCGACGCAGAACGGCTTCGACCGCGCCACCGGCTTCGCCAACTTCCGCTGGCATGCCGGCTCGCCCTGGCTGGACGTGGCCGACGAGGGCGACGGCGTGCGCGTGGTGACGCCGCACGCCACCTTCCACTTCGACCACCTGCTGTGCGCCACCGGCTCGGTGGTGGACTACGACGCCCGGGCCGAACTGCGCACGCTCGGCGCCCTGGTGCAGCGCTGGCGCCACCGCCACACCCCGCCGGCCGAGGAGGCCAGCGAGTCGCTGGGCGAATACCCCTACCTGGGGCCGCACTTCGAGTACCGGCCGCTGCGGCCGGACGACGCCGGTCAGGCCTGGGTGTCGCGCGTCAAGGCCTTCAACTTCTCCTCCATCGTCAGCATGGGGCCGCACACCACCTCGTCCAGCGGCCACAAGTACGCCACGCCGCGGCTGGTGGCCGGCATCACCGCCTTGCTGATGGCCGAGCAGGCCGACGCGCTGCTGCCGGCGCTGCAGGCGTACGACGAACTGGAGCTGCGGCTGCCCGACGCGGACGCGTCGCGCAACGCGGCATGA